A genomic stretch from Falco cherrug isolate bFalChe1 chromosome 1, bFalChe1.pri, whole genome shotgun sequence includes:
- the CYTH1 gene encoding cytohesin-1 isoform X5: MQRNKQVAMGRKKFNMDPKKGIQFLIENDLLKNTCEDIAQFLYKGEGLNKTAIGDYLGERDEFNIQVLHAFVELHEFTDLNLVQALRQFLWSFRLPGEAQKIDRMMEAFAQRYCQCNPGVFQSTDTCYVLSFAIIMLNTSLHNPNVKDKPTAERFIAMNRGINDGGDLPEELLRNLYESIKNEPFKIPEDDGNDLTHTFFNPDREGWLLKLGGGRVKTWKRRWFILTDNCLYYFEYTTDKEPRGIIPLENLSIREVEDSKKPNCFELYIPDNKDQVIKACKTEADGRVVEGNHTVYRISAPTPEEKEEWIKCIKAAISRDPFYEMLAARKKKVSSTKRH; this comes from the exons ATGCAGAGAAACAAGCAGGTGGCCATGGGCCGGAAGAAGTTCAACATGGATCCCAAGAAG GGCATCCAGTTCCTGATCGAAAATGACCTGCTGAAGAACACGTGCGAGGATATTGCTCAGTTCCTTTACAAGGGAGAGGGCCTCAACAAGACAGCCATCGGTGACTACCTGGGTGAGAG GGATGAGTTCAACATCCAAGTCCTGCATGCCTTTGTGGAGCTGCACGAGTTCACTGACCTTAACCTCGTGCAGGCCTTGCG GCAGTTCCTGTGGAGCTTCCGACTGCCTGGGGAGGCACAAAAGATCGACCGGATGATGGAGGCCTTTGCCCAGCGATACTGCCAGTGCAACCCTGGCGTCTTCCAGTCCACAG ACACCTGCTACGTGCTCTCCTTCGCTATCATCATGCTGAACACCAGTCTGCACAACCCCAATGTCAAGGACAAACCCACGGCAGAGCGCTTCATTGCCATGAACCGTGGCATCAACGATGGGGGGGACCTACCCGAGGAGCTGCTTCGG AATCTCTATGAAAGCATCAAGAATGAGCCCTTCAAAATCCCTGAGGATGACGGCAATGACCTCACCCACACCTTCTTCAACCCCGACCGGGAGGGCTGGCTCCTGAAGTTAGG AGGAGGCAGGGTGAAGACGTGGAAGAGACGCTGGTTCATTCTGACCGACAACTGCCTTTACTACTTTGAGTACACGACG GATAAAGAGCCCCGTGGCATCATCCCCCTGGAGAACCTGAGCATCCGTGAGGTGGAGGACTCGAAGAAGCCC AACTGCTTTGAGCTCTACATCCCTGACAACAAGGACCAGGTGATCAAGGCCTGCAAGACAGAGGCAGATGGGCGCGTGGTGGAGGGGAACCACACAGTGTACCGCATCTCTGCCCCCACGCCCGAGGAGAAGGAGGAGTGGATAAAGTGCATTAA ggcagcaatCAGCCGGGACCCTTTCTATGAGATGCTGGCCGCAAGGAAGAAGAAGGTCTCCTCCACTAAGAGACACTAG
- the CYTH1 gene encoding cytohesin-1 isoform X4, giving the protein MEEEGGYVPSDLTPEECQELENIRRRKQELLADIQRLKDEIAEVTNEIENLGSTEERKNMQRNKQVAMGRKKFNMDPKKGIQFLIENDLLKNTCEDIAQFLYKGEGLNKTAIGDYLGERDEFNIQVLHAFVELHEFTDLNLVQALRQFLWSFRLPGEAQKIDRMMEAFAQRYCQCNPGVFQSTDTCYVLSFAIIMLNTSLHNPNVKDKPTAERFIAMNRGINDGGDLPEELLRNLYESIKNEPFKIPEDDGNDLTHTFFNPDREGWLLKLGGRVKTWKRRWFILTDNCLYYFEYTTDKEPRGIIPLENLSIREVEDSKKPNCFELYIPDNKDQVIKACKTEADGRVVEGNHTVYRISAPTPEEKEEWIKCIKAAISRDPFYEMLAARKKKVSSTKRH; this is encoded by the exons TGCCCAGTGACCTGACCCCAGAGGAgtgccaggagctggagaaCATCCGACGCCGCAAGCAGGAACTGCTGGCCGACATACAG CGGCTGAAAGATGAGATAGCAGAAGTGACGAATGAGATTGAGAACCTGGGGTCCACGGAGGAGAG GAAAAACATGCAGAGAAACAAGCAGGTGGCCATGGGCCGGAAGAAGTTCAACATGGATCCCAAGAAG GGCATCCAGTTCCTGATCGAAAATGACCTGCTGAAGAACACGTGCGAGGATATTGCTCAGTTCCTTTACAAGGGAGAGGGCCTCAACAAGACAGCCATCGGTGACTACCTGGGTGAGAG GGATGAGTTCAACATCCAAGTCCTGCATGCCTTTGTGGAGCTGCACGAGTTCACTGACCTTAACCTCGTGCAGGCCTTGCG GCAGTTCCTGTGGAGCTTCCGACTGCCTGGGGAGGCACAAAAGATCGACCGGATGATGGAGGCCTTTGCCCAGCGATACTGCCAGTGCAACCCTGGCGTCTTCCAGTCCACAG ACACCTGCTACGTGCTCTCCTTCGCTATCATCATGCTGAACACCAGTCTGCACAACCCCAATGTCAAGGACAAACCCACGGCAGAGCGCTTCATTGCCATGAACCGTGGCATCAACGATGGGGGGGACCTACCCGAGGAGCTGCTTCGG AATCTCTATGAAAGCATCAAGAATGAGCCCTTCAAAATCCCTGAGGATGACGGCAATGACCTCACCCACACCTTCTTCAACCCCGACCGGGAGGGCTGGCTCCTGAAGTTAG GAGGCAGGGTGAAGACGTGGAAGAGACGCTGGTTCATTCTGACCGACAACTGCCTTTACTACTTTGAGTACACGACG GATAAAGAGCCCCGTGGCATCATCCCCCTGGAGAACCTGAGCATCCGTGAGGTGGAGGACTCGAAGAAGCCC AACTGCTTTGAGCTCTACATCCCTGACAACAAGGACCAGGTGATCAAGGCCTGCAAGACAGAGGCAGATGGGCGCGTGGTGGAGGGGAACCACACAGTGTACCGCATCTCTGCCCCCACGCCCGAGGAGAAGGAGGAGTGGATAAAGTGCATTAA ggcagcaatCAGCCGGGACCCTTTCTATGAGATGCTGGCCGCAAGGAAGAAGAAGGTCTCCTCCACTAAGAGACACTAG
- the CYTH1 gene encoding cytohesin-1 isoform X3 yields the protein MGTVSELCASSFQAFLCPSVAAKAVPSDLTPEECQELENIRRRKQELLADIQRLKDEIAEVTNEIENLGSTEERKNMQRNKQVAMGRKKFNMDPKKGIQFLIENDLLKNTCEDIAQFLYKGEGLNKTAIGDYLGERDEFNIQVLHAFVELHEFTDLNLVQALRQFLWSFRLPGEAQKIDRMMEAFAQRYCQCNPGVFQSTDTCYVLSFAIIMLNTSLHNPNVKDKPTAERFIAMNRGINDGGDLPEELLRNLYESIKNEPFKIPEDDGNDLTHTFFNPDREGWLLKLGGRVKTWKRRWFILTDNCLYYFEYTTDKEPRGIIPLENLSIREVEDSKKPNCFELYIPDNKDQVIKACKTEADGRVVEGNHTVYRISAPTPEEKEEWIKCIKAAISRDPFYEMLAARKKKVSSTKRH from the exons TGCCCAGTGACCTGACCCCAGAGGAgtgccaggagctggagaaCATCCGACGCCGCAAGCAGGAACTGCTGGCCGACATACAG CGGCTGAAAGATGAGATAGCAGAAGTGACGAATGAGATTGAGAACCTGGGGTCCACGGAGGAGAG GAAAAACATGCAGAGAAACAAGCAGGTGGCCATGGGCCGGAAGAAGTTCAACATGGATCCCAAGAAG GGCATCCAGTTCCTGATCGAAAATGACCTGCTGAAGAACACGTGCGAGGATATTGCTCAGTTCCTTTACAAGGGAGAGGGCCTCAACAAGACAGCCATCGGTGACTACCTGGGTGAGAG GGATGAGTTCAACATCCAAGTCCTGCATGCCTTTGTGGAGCTGCACGAGTTCACTGACCTTAACCTCGTGCAGGCCTTGCG GCAGTTCCTGTGGAGCTTCCGACTGCCTGGGGAGGCACAAAAGATCGACCGGATGATGGAGGCCTTTGCCCAGCGATACTGCCAGTGCAACCCTGGCGTCTTCCAGTCCACAG ACACCTGCTACGTGCTCTCCTTCGCTATCATCATGCTGAACACCAGTCTGCACAACCCCAATGTCAAGGACAAACCCACGGCAGAGCGCTTCATTGCCATGAACCGTGGCATCAACGATGGGGGGGACCTACCCGAGGAGCTGCTTCGG AATCTCTATGAAAGCATCAAGAATGAGCCCTTCAAAATCCCTGAGGATGACGGCAATGACCTCACCCACACCTTCTTCAACCCCGACCGGGAGGGCTGGCTCCTGAAGTTAG GAGGCAGGGTGAAGACGTGGAAGAGACGCTGGTTCATTCTGACCGACAACTGCCTTTACTACTTTGAGTACACGACG GATAAAGAGCCCCGTGGCATCATCCCCCTGGAGAACCTGAGCATCCGTGAGGTGGAGGACTCGAAGAAGCCC AACTGCTTTGAGCTCTACATCCCTGACAACAAGGACCAGGTGATCAAGGCCTGCAAGACAGAGGCAGATGGGCGCGTGGTGGAGGGGAACCACACAGTGTACCGCATCTCTGCCCCCACGCCCGAGGAGAAGGAGGAGTGGATAAAGTGCATTAA ggcagcaatCAGCCGGGACCCTTTCTATGAGATGCTGGCCGCAAGGAAGAAGAAGGTCTCCTCCACTAAGAGACACTAG